A window of candidate division WOR-3 bacterium genomic DNA:
CCTTTTTTTGTTATGATTATCTGAAGTGTACATAGTTCTGATATTGGTATGTCTTCTCTTCCACATTCATCACAATTAAATTTTGTTATCATATTTAAATATATTTTTTTAATATTTAAATTTTTATACTCTCTCAAAACCTAAAGCAAACATATATTTATCAAGTTTTTCAAGTTCCTCAAATGTTAATTCATCAAATGTTATTATTGTTATTTCATCAGTTTTATATGTTATTGTATCTATATTTATTCCTATATTCTTTATGTCTTCTTCAATTTGAATTATTGGATAAATTTTTCTATATGTATATATTGCCATTTTAACCTCTTCCAGCAACTAAAATTTTAACTATTTGATTAGCTCCTGTTGTGGATGTTAAGGCAATACCTATACAATTATTTGTTGGAGTATTATCAGATACAATCCTACCAGTATTATCTGCTGTGCTCCTTACAAGATCACCAAAATTTATAATACCTCCACTAATAGCATCAGCAATTCCTAATATTCTTACTCTTACTATTGAACCATTATCACCACCTTGAACAACAATACCAGCTCTTCTTTTTGTTTCAACTAATGATGTAGCAAATTTACAGCTATAATTAGCATCTATAATCACACATTCTCCACCATTTAATGTTGTTCCTGTATTATTTGTTAGCTCTATATCTATTCCAGCATTATTTCCTAAACTAGCTAAAACTATATTTCCTGTATTGTTTGATGTATTTGTATCTTCAGCAATATGTCTTGGCATTTTATAATGGGTTTGTTATTAGATTTCCTGTATCATCAATAGTTACACGCCATCTTCTGCCATTTGGACTTTTTAATATTAAACCGTATTCAGAGTTTAAACATTCAAAATCTTGATTAGTTTGAACATTTAAATTAACTCTAAATGGTGCATTTTCTGTTATAATTATATTGTTTGGTACATTGTAATATATCCTTGGTCCATCTCTCCCAAAATATAATGATCTAACATTTGATAAGTTTGCATTATCTATTATCCAAAGATTTTTTAATGTTCCATCTGTGTTTAGTATTGTTATATCAACATCATAAATGTTAGCATATCTTGAGTATATACTATTAACCATTGATGTTGAATCACCTATACTGTTTGCATATAGAGTATATGGAACATATACATTACAAAATGTATTTATTCTATCATTTATTCCATCAATTATTATTTTATTACCAATATTTAATCTATCAATAGTCCAGTTATTATCTTTTTCAAATCTTATAAAACATGAAAAAGTACCATCATAACCAATGTATCCATAATCCCATGTTCGTGTTCCATATTTTCCTAACATTAATGGTTGTGAGAAATAGTTTTGATCATTTGGTGTTATTAGAATACCTCTAAATTTTGGAATACTAACTTTAGAAATTCTCACAATATTTTCATTAATATTTTTAATACTAAATATATCTCTATCAGAGAAATCTGGGTAAGTATATGATCCTGTAAAATCATTTAAAGTATTAAAAGTTATTGCTGAAGTTTCAGGTATTGATTGATTATCACTAATAAATATACCATTAGCTCCTGTAATGTTATTTACATCCATAACATTCTTTAAATCATGTACTCTATACCATCTCATGGTTGCCAGTATTCTAATTCAAATAATTGATATGAACCAGTATCTTGATAAACATAAATTTGTCCTGGATTTGTGTTTGAACTTATAACAGTTCCTCTCCATACAGTTATCCATATTGGCCAATTAAGATTATATGAAAGTCTATACTCAACATTTGGATTTCTTGGTTTTAATGTCCATTCAACAACATCATCTGGAAGATTAGCCATAAGTATCCATGATCCTGGTGGTACATCTATAACAACAAATGTTGGTCTTTTTGGTATAGATTGAATTATCTCTGTCTTTGTTACTAAACCTTTACCAAATATAGTATCAACTACATTAGCTCTTGCATCAGTACTTGCATCCTTTATTTCAACTGCACCAATTTGTATATCAGCTCCTACTAATTCTGTATAATCTATTTCTCTCATTCTAATTTATATTTTTATACTAAATAAATTTTACCATTCAGGTATCATGAACTCTTCACTGACCATACTTCTATATAGTTTTTTCAATGTTTCTATCTTTTTTCTTAAATCTTCTATTTGTTTCTCAAGACTTTGTTTTTCACTAATAGTTCTTGCTGTTTTTACTTTTGTTACTAATTCATCATACTTTCTTTTCAATAATACATAATCTTTTGCAACTTTTCTTCTCTCATTTCTCTTAACTTCCTCAAGAGCTTTCTTTTTTAGTTTTATTCTTAGTAGTTTCTCTCTTACTTCAGATCTTAATTGTTCTTCTGGAACTTTACCTCTTCTTTCTCTTATATATCTTAACAAATTTTCAATGTGTTTTGGCCTTTTCATTTTTATTAAATTTAATTTTTTTTACATAAGCATAAATATTATTTTTATCAACAATATAAACAATATCTTCTCCATTATTCCAAATAACTCTAAACATATTTCCTTGTCTTGCAATTATTTTACCTTTAAACATCATTTGTCTAAACTACAGATTGGACATTTACTTTCATATGTTGGGTCTTCCATAATTATTCTTAATTTATTTCTCGCTTCTCTAACTTTTTCAATTGTTGGATTTTTTGATATTTCCTCAATTTCTTTTTTAAATTCTTTAAGTTTTTCAGCTTTTTCTTTATTTACAATTTCTGCATGTTCTATTGCTTCAGCTAATGAATGATGTAATAAATGTGTAAAGTGTTTTTTTATGCACCAGCTGTGCATTATGTCTTCACTTTCAAGTTCAACTAAATGCTTTTCTATTGCTAATAAATCACCTAATGCCCATTCTATATTTATGTCTAACAAAGTTTTTTCATTATCCTTAAATATGCAAACTTCTCCTATGCATATTTTTTCTCTCATTTATAGTATTTTGAATAGTATGGTACTCTCTTAAAATAGTATTTCTCAACATCTGATATGCCTCTGTAATAACAGCATTCACTTTCTTGTTTTTTCTGTTTTTCTGACTTTTCTGGTTTTCTTAGTAGTAAAAGTATTGCACCAGCTATTGCTATAGGTATTATTAAATCTTCAGCTCTCATTTTCTCAACCAACCACGTATTTCAATTATATAATCATGATCAACATTATCATTATTTTTTATTTCAATATCAACTTTATCTGATACAATTTCAACACATGGATATATTCTTTGATGATCTTGTAAGCTTTGAGGTGGTGCTGTCCTAATTGCAATTAGTTTATCATCAACATATTCTTTCCATTCTGAATTCTCAACATAGTTTCCTGCCCATGAGTAAAAATAAAATCTATATCCTGATGGAACTTTATATGTTATTTTCTCTGTTGAGTTTGGAGCAATTGTTATAATTTTTCTGTATATAACATTACTATCAAGAACTATTGGATTATTCCTTGCATAAATGTATATAAATGCATCTAACAAATTCATCAATTCATCAATCTTATTCATTAGTTTTATTATTTCATCCATTTTCCTAAAGTAAAACCAAGTATGAATGTTAGTATTAGTATTGGTGTTAAGTTTATTAATGGTGGAGTTGGGACAGGAAAACCTGCAAGCTTACAAGCTTCAAGTTGTCTCTGATAGAATGATGCCCAATCTATATCCCATTCTCTACTACTTAAACCTCTATACTTTTCATATAGTTCTGGATGACTTGCCCAATGTAAATGTATATCTCTTGCTAACTTAATTCT
This region includes:
- a CDS encoding capsid cement protein, whose protein sequence is MPRHIAEDTNTSNNTGNIVLASLGNNAGIDIELTNNTGTTLNGGECVIIDANYSCKFATSLVETKRRAGIVVQGGDNGSIVRVRILGIADAISGGIINFGDLVRSTADNTGRIVSDNTPTNNCIGIALTSTTGANQIVKILVAGRG